From the Bacillus tuaregi genome, one window contains:
- a CDS encoding exonuclease domain-containing protein: MAFESFIHLMKGLQGKVGLGSSSGTNLRQAAYVRNLQKELKQQDSLFVPLNQLNVVIFDLETTGFYPEQGDRIISIGAVKMIGGERCEEFYSLARYENELPPVIEQLTGLTPEQLSNAPALTDVLVQFYRFAQHSTLVAHHSKHDKSFLQNANWKLFRSPFKHRVVDTSFFYRIADPDCSFSRLDELCEYHQIPIIDRHHALGDARLTAEIWRIYIEKVQALGCKTLHDVYRRMANKL; encoded by the coding sequence ATGGCATTTGAATCATTTATCCATTTAATGAAAGGGTTGCAGGGAAAGGTCGGCCTCGGTTCTTCAAGTGGAACCAATCTACGGCAAGCGGCATATGTCAGAAATCTGCAAAAGGAATTGAAGCAGCAGGATTCATTGTTCGTCCCGTTAAATCAATTAAATGTAGTCATTTTTGATTTGGAAACAACTGGATTTTACCCTGAGCAGGGTGACAGAATTATTTCTATCGGAGCGGTGAAAATGATTGGTGGTGAAAGATGTGAAGAATTTTATTCCCTTGCTCGCTATGAAAACGAGCTCCCGCCAGTCATTGAGCAATTAACAGGGTTAACCCCAGAGCAATTATCGAATGCACCGGCTCTTACGGATGTATTAGTACAGTTTTATCGCTTTGCACAGCATTCCACCCTTGTGGCCCACCATTCAAAACATGATAAAAGCTTTTTACAAAATGCAAATTGGAAGCTTTTTCGTTCCCCGTTTAAACATCGAGTCGTTGATACTTCCTTTTTTTATCGAATTGCCGATCCGGATTGCTCATTTAGCAGGTTAGATGAGCTTTGTGAGTATCATCAAATTCCGATCATTGACCGCCATCATGCATTAGGGGATGCAAGGCTGACTGCTGAAATATGGCGTATTTATATAGAAAAAGTCCAGGCTCTCGGCTGTAAAACCCTACACGATGTATATAGGCGGATGGCTAATAAGCTTTAA
- a CDS encoding aspartate aminotransferase family protein codes for MKRSFLIKPMLDENYPIIDFGKGVYLYDIEFKEYLDASSGAVTANIGHGVKEIINAMKKQAKKVSFVYRSQFTSEPAEQLAQKIAELASGDLNWSFFVSSGSEATETAMKVAIQHWQEKGLKTKTKILSRWVSYHGITLGALSMSGHSARRERFTPLLEDFPTIHPPYCYRCPYNKTAPECGYLCARELETAIRRIGAEHIAAFIAEPVIGAAGGAISPPEHYYQIIKEICEKYQILFIADEVMTGFGRTGTMLACEHWNVIPDIVALGKGMGAGYTPIAATLVSDRVMEPILSGSKVVMSGHTLSANPQSCAVSLAVMNYLEQHDIMNMVPEKSQYLFTRLQKLKYQFPFIGDVRGLGLLIGIEFVQDDKQKLPFPRSFAFTKRVIKMAINNGLLLYPAGAGMDGIDGDAIIISPPLTITNEELDELIEKFTVTCQELYESLQLGGMMNDG; via the coding sequence ATGAAGCGTTCGTTTTTAATTAAGCCAATGCTAGATGAAAATTATCCGATTATTGATTTTGGCAAGGGTGTATATTTATATGACATTGAATTCAAGGAATATCTTGATGCCTCCTCTGGAGCTGTGACAGCTAACATCGGTCATGGTGTGAAAGAAATCATCAATGCAATGAAAAAGCAGGCGAAAAAAGTATCATTTGTCTATCGGTCACAGTTTACAAGTGAACCTGCTGAACAACTGGCGCAAAAAATTGCTGAACTTGCCAGTGGGGATTTAAATTGGAGCTTTTTTGTGAGTAGTGGCTCGGAAGCAACTGAAACAGCAATGAAGGTGGCTATACAGCATTGGCAGGAAAAAGGCTTGAAAACAAAAACAAAAATATTGTCTCGTTGGGTCAGCTACCATGGAATTACTTTAGGTGCTTTATCGATGTCAGGTCATTCTGCTAGAAGGGAAAGATTTACACCGCTCCTTGAAGATTTTCCTACTATTCATCCTCCTTATTGTTATCGTTGTCCATACAACAAAACTGCCCCAGAGTGCGGCTACCTCTGCGCACGAGAACTAGAAACCGCCATCAGACGAATTGGGGCAGAGCATATTGCGGCTTTCATTGCTGAACCGGTAATTGGTGCAGCAGGCGGAGCCATTTCTCCACCAGAACACTATTATCAAATAATCAAAGAAATATGCGAAAAATACCAGATTCTTTTTATTGCAGATGAAGTCATGACTGGTTTTGGCCGCACTGGAACCATGCTTGCCTGTGAGCATTGGAATGTAATCCCTGATATTGTGGCGCTCGGGAAAGGGATGGGTGCAGGTTATACACCTATAGCTGCAACTCTTGTCAGTGACCGTGTTATGGAGCCCATTCTATCAGGATCAAAGGTAGTCATGAGTGGTCACACCTTAAGTGCTAATCCTCAAAGCTGTGCAGTATCATTAGCTGTTATGAACTATCTTGAGCAGCACGATATTATGAATATGGTACCTGAAAAAAGTCAATATTTATTTACTAGACTACAAAAACTAAAATATCAATTTCCTTTTATTGGGGACGTAAGAGGCTTAGGATTGTTGATTGGTATCGAATTTGTTCAAGACGATAAACAAAAGCTTCCGTTTCCTAGGTCTTTTGCTTTTACTAAAAGAGTGATTAAAATGGCCATTAATAATGGATTATTATTATACCCGGCAGGAGCAGGGATGGATGGAATCGATGGCGATGCCATCATTATTTCTCCCCCTTTGACGATAACCAATGAAGAATTGGATGAATTAATTGAAAAATTCACCGTAACCTGCCAAGAACTTTATGAATCGCTCCAATTGGGAGGGATGATGAATGATGGATAA
- a CDS encoding CoA transferase subunit A, which yields MDNSFGKIKDISCVMEHFADGMTVMFGGFGGVGTPPSIIDAMIEKNLRHLTLIGNDAGFPHIGIGKVVSRGMADRLIASHIGSNPVAGKLLTAGKLTVEFSPQGTLAERIRAGGVGIPAFLSDIGMDNEWVAGQKEICVIDGKSYLIETALTAEVSIVYAKKADPFGNLIYDKSARNTNPLVAMAGNVTIAEVEEIVPLGDIKPYEVVTPGVFVDYIVPSEGVNWKWAWQTP from the coding sequence ATGGATAATTCTTTTGGTAAAATCAAGGATATTAGTTGCGTAATGGAGCATTTTGCCGATGGAATGACCGTTATGTTTGGTGGCTTTGGTGGTGTAGGTACGCCGCCTAGCATAATCGATGCGATGATCGAAAAGAATTTGCGCCATTTAACGTTAATCGGCAATGATGCTGGATTTCCACATATTGGGATTGGGAAAGTAGTTAGTAGGGGAATGGCAGACCGCTTAATTGCATCGCATATTGGCTCAAATCCTGTAGCTGGAAAGCTCTTAACAGCTGGGAAGCTTACTGTCGAATTTTCTCCGCAAGGAACTCTGGCTGAACGGATCCGGGCAGGTGGTGTTGGAATTCCGGCATTTCTGTCAGATATTGGCATGGATAACGAATGGGTAGCAGGTCAAAAAGAAATCTGTGTCATAGACGGAAAATCATATTTAATTGAAACGGCTCTAACGGCAGAAGTTTCGATTGTCTACGCGAAAAAAGCAGATCCCTTTGGCAATCTTATCTATGACAAAAGTGCCCGTAATACGAATCCCCTTGTTGCTATGGCAGGTAACGTTACCATTGCAGAGGTTGAGGAAATTGTCCCGCTCGGTGATATTAAGCCTTATGAAGTAGTGACACCAGGTGTCTTTGTTGACTATATCGTTCCATCCGAGGGGGTGAATTGGAAATGGGCATGGCAAACTCCATAA
- a CDS encoding 3-oxoacid CoA-transferase subunit B, translated as MGMANSIRNRIAKRAAAEITNGMVVNLGIGIPSLVPNHLATDIQVMFHAENGIVGMGSSPMKGEEDENLCNAGGLPVTVIDGASYCDSAVAFAMIRRGRVDMTILGALQVSEKGDLANWLVPGKKIPGMGGAMELAQKARKVIVVMNHTDSKGNSKIVQSCTLPLTSKGCVDLIITDLAVFEVGSKGLILREYFAGHSVERIKSLTDCQFTVAEKLLVIPLE; from the coding sequence ATGGGCATGGCAAACTCCATAAGAAATAGAATTGCGAAAAGAGCTGCGGCTGAAATTACAAACGGAATGGTTGTCAACTTAGGTATCGGCATTCCTTCCCTTGTTCCCAATCATCTGGCTACAGATATTCAAGTTATGTTTCATGCTGAAAACGGAATTGTTGGGATGGGGTCTAGTCCCATGAAAGGTGAGGAGGATGAAAATCTTTGTAATGCAGGCGGGCTTCCGGTTACCGTCATTGACGGTGCTTCCTATTGTGACAGTGCAGTTGCCTTTGCGATGATACGCCGAGGCAGAGTAGATATGACGATACTCGGAGCATTACAGGTAAGTGAAAAGGGAGATTTGGCCAATTGGTTAGTTCCGGGTAAAAAAATTCCTGGAATGGGAGGTGCCATGGAACTGGCGCAAAAGGCGCGAAAGGTTATTGTTGTGATGAATCATACGGATTCTAAAGGGAATTCAAAGATTGTCCAAAGCTGTACATTGCCCTTAACCTCGAAAGGCTGTGTAGATTTGATTATTACGGATTTAGCCGTTTTTGAGGTGGGCTCAAAGGGTCTGATTCTACGAGAATATTTTGCCGGTCATTCGGTTGAGCGAATTAAAAGCTTAACAGATTGTCAGTTTACCGTTGCTGAAAAGCTTCTTGTTATTCCACTAGAGTGA
- a CDS encoding peptidase: MEKLEEDIKVWLTVNQAAGTRLLQRLVQERSIRGEESKAQAIIIEKLRQIGLQLDIWEIGGKELISHPKFCSDRTEFSGNPNVVGIWKGTGNGKSMILNGHIDVVPEGDLDEWEHDPYSGIIRAGKLYGRGATDMKGGTVSLLLAIEALKSCGVRLKGDVIFQSVIEEESGGAGTLAAVLRGYKADGAIIPEPTNMKLFPKQQGSMWFRIKVKGRSAHGGTRYEGVSAIEKMMLLIKELQQLELRRNQQIDDPLYEETPIPIPINIGKIYSGQWPSTVPDLAVIEGRMGVSPNETMENAEKELEACLKKLAEKDLWFAEYPPTIEWFGGRWQPGTLDRGHRLIETVTAAFQKVKGNPPVIEASPWGTDGGILSNTGQTPVMVFGPGVTEAAHDTNEHIILADVFEAAEVIALTLIEWCEVEK, encoded by the coding sequence TTGGAAAAGCTTGAGGAGGATATAAAAGTATGGCTCACGGTAAACCAAGCTGCTGGCACTAGATTATTACAAAGGCTTGTTCAAGAGCGGAGTATCCGTGGTGAGGAAAGTAAAGCGCAGGCGATCATCATTGAAAAGCTGCGTCAAATTGGCTTGCAGCTTGATATTTGGGAGATTGGCGGCAAGGAGTTAATCAGTCATCCGAAGTTTTGCAGTGACCGAACAGAATTTAGTGGAAATCCAAATGTAGTGGGAATCTGGAAAGGGACTGGAAACGGAAAATCAATGATATTGAATGGTCATATTGATGTTGTGCCTGAAGGAGACCTGGATGAATGGGAGCATGATCCGTACAGCGGTATCATTCGGGCTGGGAAGCTTTACGGACGTGGTGCGACTGATATGAAGGGCGGGACGGTTTCTCTCCTTTTAGCTATTGAAGCGCTCAAAAGTTGCGGAGTCAGGTTGAAGGGGGATGTTATTTTTCAGAGTGTCATTGAAGAAGAGAGTGGAGGGGCTGGAACCTTAGCTGCTGTCTTACGAGGCTATAAAGCAGACGGTGCTATCATACCTGAACCGACAAATATGAAGCTGTTCCCAAAACAGCAGGGTTCGATGTGGTTTCGGATAAAAGTCAAGGGTCGATCGGCTCATGGTGGGACTCGATATGAGGGTGTCAGTGCAATTGAAAAAATGATGCTATTGATTAAGGAGCTCCAGCAATTGGAGCTAAGAAGAAATCAGCAGATTGATGATCCGCTTTATGAAGAGACGCCGATTCCAATACCTATCAATATTGGTAAAATCTACAGTGGGCAATGGCCGTCTACTGTTCCTGACCTGGCGGTCATCGAAGGTCGGATGGGAGTTTCGCCAAATGAGACAATGGAGAATGCAGAAAAGGAATTGGAAGCCTGTTTGAAAAAGTTAGCTGAAAAGGATTTATGGTTTGCAGAATATCCTCCGACGATTGAGTGGTTTGGCGGAAGGTGGCAGCCGGGCACCCTTGATAGGGGTCATAGGTTAATTGAGACAGTTACTGCGGCCTTTCAAAAAGTTAAAGGAAATCCTCCGGTTATTGAAGCCTCGCCGTGGGGAACAGATGGCGGAATATTATCCAATACGGGACAGACGCCGGTTATGGTCTTCGGTCCAGGTGTCACAGAGGCTGCGCACGATACAAATGAACATATCATTCTAGCGGATGTTTTTGAAGCGGCTGAAGTAATTGCTTTAACCTTGATAGAATGGTGTGAAGTTGAAAAATAA
- the gabT gene encoding 4-aminobutyrate--2-oxoglutarate transaminase: protein MKNKEGKTIGSINIVTAIPGPKAKALLAKKLQHVPKGPFNTVETFVAKAEGALITDVDGNTFIDFAGAIGTLNVGHRPTRVVQALTEQVNQYLHTCFHVMMYEPYIQLAEMLNEITPGEHEKKTFFLSSGAEAVENAIKLARKYTGRKGIISFERGFHGRTYMAMSLTSKVKPYKYEFGPFAPETYKWSFPYYFYSSLTPLELDNRLLKQFERFFLSEVPPEEIAAIIMEPVQGEGGFVIPSAYFVQQVKAICEKYQILFIADEIQTGFGRTGKMFAIDHFGVVPDIITMSKSLGAGIPISAVTGKAEIMDAANPGEIGGTYGGSPLGCVAALEVIKMIKEQDLLKRSLEIGNAFKQTFTGLQNQCKQIGEVRQLGAMCAIEFIKDPVTKEPNKELVTDILAKAQQKGLILMSAGLYGNIIRLLTPLVITDEQLLEGFTVLAKTILDCCRGT, encoded by the coding sequence TTGAAAAATAAGGAGGGAAAAACAATCGGTTCGATTAATATAGTCACTGCGATTCCGGGTCCAAAGGCAAAAGCACTATTAGCTAAAAAGCTGCAGCATGTTCCAAAAGGCCCCTTTAATACAGTTGAAACCTTCGTAGCAAAAGCAGAGGGTGCATTAATCACAGATGTAGATGGAAATACCTTTATCGATTTTGCAGGTGCAATTGGTACCCTTAATGTGGGACATCGTCCAACGCGGGTTGTGCAAGCTCTTACAGAGCAAGTAAATCAATATCTTCATACCTGCTTTCATGTCATGATGTATGAGCCCTATATACAACTGGCAGAGATGTTAAATGAAATAACGCCAGGCGAGCATGAAAAGAAGACATTTTTTTTATCAAGCGGAGCCGAAGCAGTTGAAAATGCCATAAAGCTTGCCCGAAAATATACTGGGCGTAAGGGGATTATTTCATTTGAGCGCGGTTTTCATGGTAGGACATATATGGCGATGTCTTTAACAAGTAAAGTAAAACCATATAAATATGAATTTGGTCCGTTTGCACCTGAGACCTATAAATGGTCCTTTCCATATTATTTTTATTCCTCCTTAACCCCGCTGGAATTAGACAATCGTTTATTGAAGCAGTTTGAGAGGTTTTTTCTAAGTGAGGTTCCACCAGAAGAAATTGCAGCCATCATTATGGAGCCTGTTCAAGGGGAAGGCGGCTTTGTCATTCCTTCAGCCTATTTTGTTCAACAAGTAAAAGCTATTTGTGAAAAATATCAAATTTTATTCATTGCCGATGAAATTCAAACCGGCTTTGGCAGAACAGGGAAAATGTTTGCCATTGATCATTTTGGGGTTGTGCCTGACATAATAACGATGTCAAAATCATTAGGTGCAGGAATTCCAATCAGTGCCGTTACCGGGAAAGCTGAAATAATGGATGCAGCAAATCCTGGCGAGATTGGCGGTACTTATGGGGGAAGCCCGCTAGGTTGTGTTGCTGCACTTGAAGTGATTAAAATGATAAAAGAGCAGGACTTATTAAAAAGGTCGCTCGAAATAGGAAACGCTTTCAAACAAACATTTACAGGTCTTCAGAATCAATGTAAACAAATTGGCGAAGTTCGACAGTTAGGTGCAATGTGTGCAATCGAATTTATCAAGGATCCGGTAACGAAAGAACCGAATAAGGAACTTGTGACAGATATATTAGCAAAGGCCCAGCAAAAAGGTCTCATCCTTATGAGTGCAGGGCTTTATGGAAATATTATTCGGCTTCTTACTCCGCTAGTTATCACAGATGAACAGCTGTTGGAGGGGTTTACAGTTCTTGCTAAAACGATACTTGACTGCTGCAGAGGTACGTGA